Proteins from a genomic interval of bacterium:
- the rfaE2 gene encoding D-glycero-beta-D-manno-heptose 1-phosphate adenylyltransferase — MKPGAGLYTMDTIGKASGAWRESGYSIVFTNGCFDLIHPGHVRYLQQARDQGDLLVLGVNTDESVRRLKGPGRPILNLEERSEVLLALRCVHAVVPFAEDTPLELIRRVRPHILVKGGDWAVEDIVGGDVVQADGGKVLSLAFHPGTSTTEIIHRIRSTST, encoded by the coding sequence TTGAAACCGGGCGCTGGCCTATACACGATGGACACCATCGGGAAAGCTTCCGGCGCCTGGCGTGAATCCGGGTACTCCATCGTCTTTACCAACGGCTGTTTCGACCTCATTCATCCGGGTCACGTCCGCTACCTTCAGCAGGCCCGGGATCAGGGGGACCTGCTGGTGCTTGGCGTAAACACCGACGAATCGGTCAGGAGGCTTAAGGGTCCGGGACGGCCGATCCTGAACCTCGAAGAGCGAAGCGAAGTCCTGCTGGCGCTGCGCTGTGTCCATGCTGTCGTGCCTTTCGCCGAAGATACTCCCCTGGAGTTGATCCGCAGGGTCAGGCCACACATACTGGTCAAAGGTGGAGACTGGGCGGTGGAAGATATCGTTGGAGGGGATGTTGTCCAGGCGGATGGGGGTAAAGTTCTCAGCCTGGCCTTTCACCCCGGCACTTCCACCACCGAGATCATTCACAGGATCCGCTCCACAAGCACCTGA